One Halomonas sp. THAF5a genomic region harbors:
- the dbpA gene encoding ATP-dependent RNA helicase DbpA codes for MSDSTADFAALPLAPELLSNLATLGYRTMTPIQAESLPPMLAGRDVIARAKTGSGKTAAFGLGLLSRLTLSASRVQGLVLCPTRELADQVAGELRRLARSLPNVKVLTLCGGAPLGPQRASLEHGAHLVVGTPGRVEEHLRKGALDLSGLETLVLDEADRMLDMGFQAAMEAIIAETPPSRQLLLFSATYAEAIRPIAERLMREPVTVEVEEPHDDTTIRQHFYRVADEAARFEALRRLLLHVRPASSVVFCNTKRETDEVAEALNDAGFSALALHGDLEQRDRDRLLVMFANGSASILVATDVAARGLDIAALDAVFNYRIARELEVHVHRVGRTGRAGGSGVACTLVAEQEEYRLARLADFLGETLAPEPLPARAVLERAPFTPAMATLELAAGKKQKVRPGDILGALTGEGGIDGEQVGKIKVQATRAYVAVRREVVAAALDQLANGRIKGRSFRARRIRR; via the coding sequence GTGTCTGATTCCACTGCCGATTTCGCCGCGTTGCCGCTGGCGCCGGAACTGCTGTCCAACCTCGCCACGCTCGGCTATCGCACCATGACGCCGATCCAGGCCGAGAGCCTGCCGCCGATGCTGGCGGGACGCGACGTGATCGCCCGGGCGAAGACCGGCTCGGGCAAGACCGCGGCCTTCGGCCTGGGGCTGCTCTCGCGGCTGACGCTCTCGGCCTCCCGAGTGCAGGGGCTGGTGCTCTGCCCGACCCGGGAGCTCGCCGACCAGGTGGCCGGCGAGCTGCGCCGCCTGGCGCGCAGCCTGCCGAACGTCAAGGTGCTGACCCTGTGCGGCGGCGCGCCCCTGGGGCCGCAGCGCGCCTCCCTGGAGCACGGCGCCCACCTCGTCGTCGGTACCCCCGGCCGGGTGGAGGAGCACCTGCGCAAGGGCGCGCTCGACCTCTCGGGGCTCGAGACCCTGGTGCTGGACGAGGCCGATCGCATGCTCGATATGGGCTTCCAGGCCGCCATGGAGGCGATCATCGCCGAGACCCCGCCAAGCCGGCAGCTGCTGCTGTTCAGCGCCACCTATGCCGAGGCCATCCGGCCCATCGCCGAGCGGCTGATGCGCGAGCCGGTCACGGTGGAGGTCGAGGAACCCCACGACGACACCACCATCCGCCAGCACTTCTACCGGGTGGCCGACGAGGCGGCCCGCTTCGAGGCGCTGCGCCGCCTGCTGCTGCACGTCCGGCCCGCGTCCAGCGTGGTCTTCTGCAATACCAAGCGCGAGACCGATGAGGTCGCCGAGGCCCTGAACGACGCGGGCTTCAGCGCCCTGGCGCTGCACGGCGACCTGGAGCAGCGCGACCGCGACCGGCTGCTGGTGATGTTCGCCAACGGCAGCGCCTCGATCCTGGTGGCCACCGACGTGGCCGCCCGTGGGCTCGATATCGCGGCGCTGGATGCGGTGTTCAACTACCGCATCGCCCGGGAGCTCGAGGTGCACGTCCATCGCGTCGGACGCACCGGCCGCGCCGGCGGCTCCGGGGTGGCCTGCACCCTGGTGGCCGAGCAGGAGGAGTACCGCCTGGCGCGCCTCGCCGACTTCCTCGGCGAGACCCTCGCCCCGGAGCCGCTGCCCGCCCGCGCGGTGCTGGAGCGCGCCCCCTTCACGCCGGCCATGGCGACCCTGGAGCTCGCCGCCGGCAAGAAGCAGAAGGTGCGCCCCGGCGATATCCTGGGCGCCCTGACCGGCGAGGGCGGGATCGACGGCGAGCAGGTGGGCAAGATCAAGGTGCAGGCCACCCGCGCCTACGTGGCCGTGCGTCGCGAGGTCGTCGCCGCGGCCCTCGACCAGCTGGCCAACGGCCGGATCAAGGGGCGCAGCTTCCGGGCCCGCCGCATCCGCCGCTGA
- a CDS encoding PA4780 family RIO1-like protein kinase, whose translation MKIPKRLQPLVEDGLIDEVEGQLMSGKEAQVFVVRSHGERRCAKVFKEARKRSFKQAVQYQEGRRERNSRRARAMAKKTRYGQKEQEQAWLNAEVDALYRLAAAEVRVPQPFGFIDGVLLMEMITDAEGLTAPRLDDVTLTADEARAHYAKVIGDVVRMLCAGLVHGDLSEFNVLLAADGPVIIDLPQAVDAAGNNSAAWMFERDVDNMRRYFGRFAPELLATDYGKEIWSLYEAGELHPESELTGRFAHDTSEVDVDDLMSVIDDVREEEEERRALRDGDRDAGVAEAAADWRAAHDAP comes from the coding sequence ATGAAGATACCCAAGAGATTGCAGCCGCTGGTCGAGGATGGCCTGATCGACGAGGTCGAGGGCCAGCTGATGAGTGGCAAGGAAGCCCAGGTGTTCGTGGTGCGTTCCCACGGAGAGCGGCGCTGCGCCAAGGTCTTCAAGGAGGCCAGGAAGCGCAGCTTCAAGCAGGCCGTGCAGTACCAGGAGGGGCGGCGCGAGCGCAACAGCCGCCGCGCCCGGGCGATGGCCAAGAAGACCCGCTACGGCCAGAAGGAGCAGGAGCAGGCCTGGCTCAACGCCGAGGTCGATGCCCTCTACCGCCTGGCGGCCGCCGAGGTGCGGGTGCCCCAGCCGTTCGGCTTCATCGACGGCGTGCTGCTTATGGAGATGATCACCGACGCCGAGGGGCTGACCGCCCCGCGGCTGGACGACGTGACCCTGACGGCGGACGAGGCCCGGGCCCACTACGCCAAGGTGATCGGCGACGTGGTACGCATGCTCTGCGCCGGCCTGGTGCACGGCGACCTCTCCGAGTTCAACGTGCTGCTCGCCGCCGACGGCCCGGTGATCATCGACCTGCCCCAGGCGGTGGATGCCGCCGGCAACAACAGCGCCGCCTGGATGTTCGAGCGCGACGTCGACAACATGCGCCGCTACTTCGGCCGCTTCGCCCCGGAGCTGCTGGCCACCGACTACGGCAAGGAGATCTGGTCGCTCTATGAGGCCGGCGAGCTGCACCCGGAGAGCGAGCTGACCGGCCGCTTCGCGCACGACACCAGCGAGGTCGACGTGGACGACCTGATGAGCGTGATCGACGACGTGCGCGAGGAGGAGGAAGAGCGACGGGCCCTGCGCGACGGTGACCGCGACGCCGGCGTGGCCGAGGCCGCGGCCGACTGGCGGGCCGCCCACGATGCGCCCTGA
- a CDS encoding 4-oxalocrotonate tautomerase family protein yields the protein MRPERHRPGCQPTRREAGFCYLGRSSFAPTHPSLILCLPKEPSMPIVTVQQFPRSVEQKRELARRITAAFEEVYGNSPESVQVFFNEVDGEHWARGGAMGCDREDGPR from the coding sequence ATGCGCCCTGAGCGCCACCGACCGGGATGCCAGCCGACCCGCCGCGAGGCGGGTTTCTGCTATCTTGGGCGCTCATCTTTCGCCCCGACTCATCCGTCACTCATCCTTTGCCTCCCCAAGGAGCCAAGCATGCCCATCGTCACCGTTCAGCAGTTTCCCCGCAGCGTCGAGCAAAAGCGCGAGCTGGCCCGGCGCATCACCGCGGCGTTCGAGGAGGTCTACGGCAATTCACCGGAGTCGGTGCAGGTGTTCTTCAATGAGGTGGACGGCGAGCACTGGGCCCGCGGCGGGGCGATGGGCTGCGACCGCGAGGATGGCCCGCGCTGA
- a CDS encoding DUF4399 domain-containing protein — translation MNQWIAGLGLAGSLLLASTAMAQTERSAAPEGAEVYFISPEAGATVESPVTVRMGLSGMGVAPAGTQREGSGHHHLLVDTPLDEVNLDQPLPSSETLRHFGGGQTEVDLELAPGEHTLQLLFMDANHVSFDPPVTSEAITITVE, via the coding sequence ATGAATCAATGGATCGCAGGCCTGGGACTGGCCGGCAGCCTGCTGCTGGCCTCCACGGCCATGGCCCAGACGGAACGCAGCGCGGCCCCCGAGGGCGCCGAGGTCTACTTCATCTCCCCCGAGGCCGGGGCGACGGTCGAGAGTCCCGTCACCGTGCGCATGGGCCTCTCGGGCATGGGCGTGGCACCGGCCGGTACCCAGCGCGAGGGCAGCGGCCACCACCACCTGCTGGTCGACACGCCCCTGGACGAGGTGAATCTCGACCAGCCGCTGCCGTCCAGCGAGACCCTGCGCCACTTCGGCGGCGGCCAGACCGAGGTCGACCTCGAGCTCGCGCCCGGTGAACACACCCTACAGCTGCTGTTCATGGACGCCAACCACGTGAGCTTCGACCCGCCGGTGACCTCCGAGGCTATCACCATCACGGTGGAGTGA
- a CDS encoding YebC/PmpR family DNA-binding transcriptional regulator yields MGRAFQNRKESMAKTADAKTKVYSKYGREIYVCAKQGGIDPEGNLALRGLIERAKKDQVPSHVIEKALDKASGVGGEDFSPARYEGFGPGSCMVIVECLTDNPNRTFGDVRGCFTKAKSKLGTPGSVSHMFDHCAILAFKGDDEEATLEALMEADVDVTDIENEAGQITVFAPHTEYAKAKQALLDAFGELDFEVDEIQFVPQTMTPVEGDDVAMFDKLMATLNDLDDVQNVFHNAEVEGRS; encoded by the coding sequence ATGGGCAGGGCCTTCCAGAACCGCAAGGAATCCATGGCCAAGACGGCCGACGCCAAGACCAAGGTGTACAGCAAGTACGGTCGCGAGATCTACGTCTGCGCCAAGCAGGGCGGCATCGACCCCGAGGGCAACCTGGCCCTTCGCGGCCTGATCGAGCGCGCCAAGAAGGACCAGGTGCCGTCGCATGTCATCGAAAAGGCCCTGGACAAGGCCAGCGGCGTGGGTGGCGAGGACTTCTCCCCGGCACGCTACGAGGGCTTCGGTCCGGGCAGCTGCATGGTCATCGTCGAGTGCCTGACCGACAACCCGAACCGCACCTTCGGCGACGTGCGCGGCTGCTTCACCAAGGCCAAGAGCAAGCTCGGCACCCCGGGCAGCGTCAGCCACATGTTCGACCACTGCGCCATCCTCGCCTTCAAGGGCGACGACGAGGAGGCGACCCTCGAGGCGCTGATGGAGGCCGATGTCGACGTCACCGACATCGAGAACGAGGCGGGCCAGATTACCGTCTTCGCGCCCCACACCGAGTACGCCAAGGCCAAGCAGGCGCTGCTCGATGCCTTCGGCGAGCTAGACTTCGAGGTCGACGAGATCCAGTTCGTGCCCCAGACCATGACCCCGGTCGAGGGCGACGACGTGGCGATGTTCGACAAGCTGATGGCCACCCTCAACGACCTGGACGACGTGCAGAACGTCTTCCACAACGCCGAGGTCGAGGGCCGGAGCTGA
- a CDS encoding Xaa-Pro peptidase family protein has protein sequence MDHHAYRHALAECLAERELPFPPEEFDTRRRRVRQAMRGVGLEALLLTDPADIFYLTGYHTFEVSVHTCLVVSAERLVLQVPSIETGPAVVTARVDEILGYRWEGIEEVIEPLAEVLAPFRAIGLDAFGAGLRHGVIRALQARLGGERFRDDGGELLDRLRIVKTPAELDCLRESARITSLGLEAAIAAVAPGVTDNEVAAAGSRALLAAGSEFMSLQPIVTSGRRISVIHVNHQRHVIAEDEPVFLEFGSAYRRYTAPMMRTAVAGRASAEMQALRDVCRGMYEALIAAMRPGHTFDEAARAAEAVLAPHADRAFFSGVFGYAVGAQFPPSWVEGTGYIARGQKREFEADMVFHLPLCLRLPGRFGIGLSDTVRVTPDGGAPLTDNDWQLQERP, from the coding sequence ATGGATCACCACGCCTATCGCCATGCCCTGGCCGAGTGCCTCGCCGAGCGCGAGTTGCCCTTTCCCCCCGAGGAGTTCGATACCCGCCGCCGCCGCGTGCGCCAGGCCATGCGGGGCGTCGGCCTCGAGGCGCTGCTGCTCACCGACCCCGCCGATATCTTCTACCTGACGGGCTATCACACCTTCGAGGTCTCGGTGCACACTTGCCTGGTGGTCTCGGCCGAGCGCCTGGTGCTTCAGGTGCCCTCCATCGAGACCGGCCCGGCGGTGGTCACCGCCCGGGTGGACGAGATCCTGGGCTATCGCTGGGAGGGCATCGAGGAGGTGATCGAGCCGCTCGCCGAGGTGCTCGCGCCGTTTCGCGCCATCGGCCTGGACGCCTTCGGCGCCGGCCTGCGCCACGGTGTCATCCGCGCGCTGCAGGCCCGGCTCGGCGGCGAGCGCTTCCGGGACGACGGCGGCGAGCTCCTCGATCGCCTGCGCATCGTCAAGACGCCGGCGGAGCTCGACTGCCTGCGCGAGAGCGCGCGGATCACCTCCCTCGGTCTCGAGGCGGCGATCGCGGCCGTCGCCCCCGGGGTCACCGACAACGAGGTGGCGGCGGCGGGCAGCCGCGCCCTGCTGGCCGCCGGCAGCGAGTTCATGAGCCTGCAGCCCATCGTCACCAGCGGCCGGCGCATCAGCGTCATCCACGTCAACCATCAGCGCCACGTGATCGCCGAGGACGAGCCGGTGTTCCTGGAGTTCGGGTCCGCCTACCGCCGCTACACCGCGCCGATGATGCGCACCGCGGTGGCCGGCCGGGCCAGCGCCGAGATGCAGGCGCTGCGCGACGTCTGCCGCGGCATGTACGAGGCGCTGATCGCGGCGATGCGCCCCGGCCATACCTTCGACGAGGCGGCCCGGGCCGCCGAGGCGGTGCTGGCGCCCCATGCCGACCGCGCCTTCTTCTCCGGCGTGTTCGGCTATGCGGTGGGGGCCCAGTTCCCGCCCAGCTGGGTCGAGGGCACGGGCTACATCGCCCGCGGCCAGAAGCGCGAGTTCGAGGCCGACATGGTCTTCCACCTGCCGCTCTGCCTGCGCCTGCCGGGCCGCTTTGGCATCGGCCTGAGCGATACCGTGCGCGTCACCCCCGACGGGGGAGCGCCGCTCACCGACAACGACTGGCAGCTGCAGGAACGGCCTTGA
- a CDS encoding DUF4010 domain-containing protein: protein MDDVASDFLIANEPALRLGVALLLGALIGIERGWVARGQRSGERIAGIRTHALVGLLGGLAALLSEAVSDWAFPLILLALVATVLVAWQARLARHPDYSITGLVGLLLTFCFGAVAMAIDLALATAGAVITAVILDNKHEIHGLLNKLQAHELDAGLKLLLISVVMLPLLPDRGLGPGEVLNPYEIWWMVVLIAAISFVGYFAMRLGGAEKGILFTGLFAGLSSSTALTLHFARLSRQSHEIEAMLAAGILVACGTMFPRILLYAAVISPDLLPRLLAPIAVMGLLLYLPALRLWRRHRRSLRVDRPALIQNPLELRTALLFGGLLALIMLLGEWLRAAFGEAGIYLLAASSGVADVDAITLSLTRMSLERIAPSTAVLGIIIAAAVNNLFKSGLATAFGTRRLGLRVALPMVASLAAGLALAWLA from the coding sequence ATGGACGATGTCGCCAGCGACTTCCTGATCGCCAACGAACCCGCGCTGCGCCTGGGCGTGGCGCTGCTGCTGGGCGCCCTGATCGGCATCGAGCGCGGCTGGGTCGCCCGGGGGCAGCGCTCCGGGGAGCGCATCGCGGGCATCCGCACCCACGCCCTGGTCGGCCTGCTCGGCGGCCTCGCCGCCCTGCTCTCCGAGGCCGTCAGCGACTGGGCCTTCCCGCTGATCCTGCTGGCCCTGGTGGCCACCGTGCTGGTCGCCTGGCAGGCGCGGCTGGCCCGGCACCCCGACTACAGCATCACCGGCCTGGTGGGGCTGCTGCTGACCTTCTGCTTCGGCGCGGTGGCGATGGCCATCGACCTGGCGCTGGCCACCGCCGGCGCGGTGATCACCGCCGTGATCCTCGACAACAAGCACGAGATCCATGGCCTGCTGAACAAGCTGCAGGCCCACGAGCTCGACGCCGGCCTCAAGCTGCTGCTGATCAGCGTGGTGATGCTGCCGCTGCTGCCCGACCGCGGCCTCGGGCCCGGCGAGGTGCTCAACCCCTACGAGATCTGGTGGATGGTGGTGCTGATCGCCGCGATCTCCTTCGTCGGCTACTTCGCCATGCGCCTGGGCGGCGCCGAGAAGGGCATCCTCTTCACCGGGCTCTTCGCCGGTCTCTCCTCCTCCACGGCGCTGACCCTGCACTTCGCCCGGCTCTCCCGCCAGAGCCACGAGATCGAGGCGATGCTGGCCGCCGGCATCCTGGTCGCCTGCGGCACCATGTTCCCGAGGATCCTGCTCTATGCCGCGGTGATCAGCCCGGACCTGCTGCCCCGGCTGCTGGCGCCGATCGCGGTGATGGGCCTGCTGCTCTACCTGCCGGCACTGCGGCTCTGGCGGCGCCACCGGCGCAGCCTGCGGGTCGACCGCCCGGCCCTGATCCAGAACCCCCTGGAGCTGCGCACGGCGCTGCTCTTCGGCGGCCTGCTGGCGCTGATCATGCTGCTCGGCGAGTGGCTGCGCGCCGCCTTCGGCGAGGCCGGCATCTACCTGCTGGCGGCCTCCTCGGGGGTGGCCGACGTGGACGCCATCACCCTCTCGCTGACCCGCATGTCGCTGGAGCGGATCGCCCCCTCGACCGCGGTGCTGGGGATCATCATCGCCGCCGCGGTCAACAACCTCTTCAAGTCGGGGCTGGCCACCGCCTTCGGCACGCGCCGGCTCGGCCTGCGCGTGGCCCTGCCGATGGTCGCCTCGCTGGCGGCGGGCCTGGCGCTGGCCTGGCTGGCGTGA
- a CDS encoding acyl CoA:acetate/3-ketoacid CoA transferase, protein MPHPLLSRQPFAEKGKVVSAREAVNLIRDGDAVATGGFVGIGFAEALAVALEERFLETGEPRDLTLMYAAGQGDGQTRGLNHLGHEGLVARVIGGHWGLVPALQRLAIEGRIQAWNLPQGVISHLFRDIAAGKPGTLTRVGLGTFVDPRLGGGRINEATTEERVSLLPIDGEEYLFYRALPLQVALLRGTTADTLGNVSMEREALTLEALAIATAVRNSGGVVIVQVERLAESGTLRPKDVKIPGVLVDCVVVCEDPAQHGQTFATAYNPAFSGEIRAPMAAPAPLPLSARKIIARRAAFELKPNSVVNLGIGMPEGVGAVASEERLLAHLTLTAEPGVIGGLPAGGLDFGAALNTQAIIDQPAQFDFYDGGGLDIAFLGMAEVDAIGNVNVSRFGPRLAGAGGFINISQNARRVVFMGTFVATRETLAVVDGALRLPEGGLSKFVAEVEQRTFSGALAAADGKPVCYVTERAVFELTPEGLVLTEIAPGVDLARDVLALMDFTPLMPEPPRRMDPRIFQEAPMGLAEELLERPLAERFSLDEDEDVLFINFEHLRVASREDIDAIEREVERRLATLGRRVQAIVNYDHFRIDDALLAPYTEMVRGLEARFYTRVTRYTTSGFMRSKLGHALEARAVPPHIYESAEEARQHLKG, encoded by the coding sequence ATGCCTCATCCCCTGCTCTCCCGCCAGCCCTTCGCCGAGAAGGGCAAGGTGGTCTCCGCCCGGGAGGCCGTGAACCTGATCCGCGACGGCGACGCCGTCGCCACCGGCGGCTTCGTCGGCATCGGCTTCGCCGAGGCGCTCGCCGTGGCCCTGGAGGAACGCTTCCTCGAGACCGGCGAGCCCCGGGACCTGACCCTGATGTACGCCGCCGGCCAGGGCGATGGCCAGACCCGCGGGCTCAACCACCTGGGGCACGAGGGGCTGGTGGCAAGGGTGATCGGCGGCCACTGGGGGCTGGTGCCGGCCCTGCAGCGCCTCGCCATCGAGGGGCGCATCCAGGCCTGGAACCTGCCCCAGGGGGTGATCTCGCACCTCTTCCGCGATATCGCCGCCGGCAAGCCCGGCACCCTCACCCGGGTGGGGCTCGGCACCTTCGTCGACCCGCGCCTGGGCGGCGGCCGGATCAACGAGGCCACCACGGAGGAGCGCGTCTCGCTGCTGCCCATCGACGGCGAGGAGTACCTCTTCTACCGCGCCCTGCCGCTGCAGGTGGCGCTGCTGCGCGGCACCACCGCCGACACCCTGGGCAACGTCAGCATGGAGCGCGAGGCGCTGACCCTGGAGGCACTGGCCATCGCCACGGCGGTGCGCAACTCCGGAGGCGTGGTGATCGTGCAGGTGGAGCGCCTCGCCGAGTCCGGCACCCTGCGCCCCAAGGACGTGAAGATCCCCGGCGTACTGGTCGACTGCGTGGTGGTCTGCGAGGACCCGGCGCAGCACGGCCAGACCTTCGCCACCGCCTACAACCCGGCCTTCTCCGGCGAGATCCGCGCCCCCATGGCGGCCCCCGCGCCGCTGCCGCTCTCGGCGCGCAAGATCATCGCCCGGCGTGCGGCCTTCGAGCTCAAGCCCAACAGCGTGGTCAACCTGGGGATCGGCATGCCCGAGGGCGTCGGCGCGGTGGCAAGCGAAGAACGCCTGCTCGCGCACCTGACCCTGACCGCCGAGCCCGGGGTGATCGGCGGGCTGCCGGCCGGCGGGCTCGACTTCGGCGCGGCGCTGAACACCCAGGCGATCATCGACCAGCCGGCGCAGTTCGACTTCTACGACGGCGGCGGGCTCGACATCGCCTTCCTCGGCATGGCCGAGGTCGACGCCATCGGCAACGTCAACGTCTCCCGCTTCGGCCCGCGCCTGGCCGGCGCCGGCGGCTTCATCAACATCAGCCAGAACGCCCGCCGGGTGGTGTTCATGGGCACCTTCGTCGCCACCCGGGAGACGCTCGCGGTCGTCGACGGGGCGCTGAGGCTGCCCGAAGGGGGCTTGAGCAAGTTCGTCGCCGAGGTGGAGCAGCGCACCTTCAGCGGGGCGCTGGCCGCCGCGGACGGCAAGCCGGTCTGCTACGTCACCGAGCGCGCCGTCTTCGAGCTCACCCCGGAAGGCCTCGTGCTCACCGAGATCGCCCCGGGGGTCGACCTGGCGCGCGACGTCCTGGCGCTGATGGACTTCACCCCGCTGATGCCCGAGCCGCCCCGCCGGATGGACCCGCGCATCTTCCAGGAGGCCCCCATGGGGCTCGCCGAGGAACTGCTGGAGCGACCGCTGGCCGAGCGCTTCAGCCTCGACGAGGACGAGGACGTGCTCTTCATCAACTTCGAGCACCTGCGCGTCGCCTCCCGGGAGGACATCGACGCCATCGAGCGGGAGGTCGAGCGCCGCCTCGCCACGCTGGGCCGCCGGGTCCAGGCGATCGTCAACTACGACCACTTCCGCATCGACGACGCCCTGCTCGCCCCCTACACCGAGATGGTGCGCGGCCTGGAGGCGCGCTTCTACACCCGGGTGACCCGCTACACCACCAGCGGCTTCATGCGCAGCAAGCTCGGCCACGCCCTGGAGGCGCGCGCCGTGCCGCCGCATATCTACGAGAGCGCCGAGGAGGCCCGCCAGCATCTGAAGGGATGA
- a CDS encoding LexA family transcriptional regulator, which produces MSSMTSLAVRAVGRAAALPGAAAQPLMGCRVRAGFPSPADDHLDVEIDLHAHVVRRPAATYFVRAEGDSMLGDGIHDGDLLVVDRSLEPLPGRVVVIAVDGEPTVKRLERRGEQTFLVASNPRFAPIPLAGRECQVWGIVTHVLHALPGGEP; this is translated from the coding sequence ATGAGCTCGATGACGTCTCTTGCCGTGCGGGCGGTCGGCCGCGCGGCGGCGCTGCCGGGGGCGGCGGCCCAGCCGCTGATGGGGTGTCGGGTGCGGGCCGGCTTCCCGAGTCCGGCCGACGATCATCTCGACGTGGAGATCGACCTGCACGCCCATGTGGTGCGCCGCCCGGCCGCCACCTACTTCGTGCGCGCCGAGGGCGACTCCATGCTCGGCGACGGCATCCACGACGGCGACCTGCTGGTGGTGGATCGCAGCCTGGAGCCGCTGCCCGGGCGGGTGGTGGTGATCGCCGTGGACGGCGAGCCCACCGTGAAGCGCCTGGAGCGCCGCGGCGAGCAGACCTTCCTGGTGGCCAGCAACCCGCGCTTCGCGCCGATCCCCCTGGCCGGGCGCGAATGCCAGGTGTGGGGCATCGTCACCCACGTGCTCCACGCCCTGCCGGGGGGCGAGCCGTGA
- a CDS encoding Y-family DNA polymerase: protein MIALVDCNNFYVSCERAFAPRLEGRPVGVLSNNDGCVVARSNELKALGVAMGAPLHLLPPAIRRQAVLLSSNYALYGDMSRRVNRILDEFSPDVEAYSIDESFVGFSGFATEGLEGHAQRLRETVRRDTGIPVCVGLAPTRVLAKVANHAAKKQAAFEGVCRLDADTPATRALLEGLPVTELWGVARRTAERLALMGIHTAWQLREADPKQVRRRFSVVLERIVWELRGRPAIVLDDLEAPRQRIMVSRSFGRLTGAFADLQEAVRQHAARGAEKLRGQGSQARAVMVFLRTNPHLAGERQYRNSAVVPLPAPSDDSRTLLAAAARGLEAIFLEGPRYQKCGVMLLDLVEAERHQLSLLAPRREAERGRSQRLMAAVDRLNREMGRDTVRFGLPRAGTAWALRCERRTPRYTTRWDELMRVRTG, encoded by the coding sequence GTGATCGCCCTGGTCGACTGCAACAACTTCTACGTCAGCTGCGAGCGGGCCTTCGCGCCGCGCCTGGAGGGGCGACCGGTGGGCGTGCTTTCCAACAACGACGGCTGCGTGGTGGCGCGCTCCAACGAGCTCAAGGCGCTGGGGGTGGCCATGGGCGCGCCCCTCCACCTGCTGCCGCCGGCGATCCGCCGCCAGGCGGTGCTGCTCTCCAGCAACTACGCGCTCTACGGCGACATGAGCCGGCGGGTCAACCGGATCCTCGACGAGTTCTCGCCGGACGTGGAGGCCTACTCCATCGACGAGAGCTTCGTGGGCTTCTCGGGCTTCGCGACGGAGGGCCTGGAGGGCCACGCCCAGCGGCTGCGCGAGACGGTGCGCCGGGATACCGGCATCCCGGTCTGCGTGGGGCTGGCGCCGACCCGGGTGCTGGCCAAGGTGGCCAACCACGCGGCCAAGAAACAGGCGGCCTTCGAGGGCGTCTGCCGGCTCGACGCCGACACCCCCGCCACCCGCGCGTTGCTCGAGGGGCTGCCGGTGACCGAGCTGTGGGGCGTGGCGCGGCGCACCGCCGAGCGGCTGGCGCTGATGGGGATCCACACCGCCTGGCAGCTGCGCGAGGCCGACCCCAAGCAGGTCCGTCGCCGCTTCTCGGTGGTGCTGGAGCGCATCGTCTGGGAGCTGCGCGGACGCCCGGCCATCGTGCTCGACGACCTCGAGGCGCCGCGCCAGCGCATCATGGTCTCGCGCTCCTTCGGGCGGCTGACCGGTGCCTTCGCGGACTTGCAGGAGGCGGTGCGTCAGCACGCCGCCCGGGGCGCCGAGAAGCTGCGCGGCCAGGGCAGCCAGGCCCGGGCGGTGATGGTCTTCCTGCGCACCAACCCCCACCTGGCCGGCGAGCGCCAGTACCGCAACAGCGCGGTGGTGCCGCTGCCGGCGCCCAGCGACGACAGCCGCACGCTGCTCGCGGCCGCCGCCCGGGGGCTCGAGGCGATCTTCCTCGAGGGGCCGCGCTACCAGAAGTGCGGGGTGATGCTGCTCGACCTGGTGGAGGCCGAGCGCCACCAGCTCTCGCTGCTGGCGCCCCGTCGCGAGGCCGAGCGCGGCCGCAGTCAGCGGCTGATGGCGGCGGTGGACCGACTCAACCGCGAGATGGGCCGCGACACCGTGCGCTTCGGCCTGCCGCGCGCGGGCACCGCCTGGGCGCTGCGCTGCGAGCGGCGCACGCCGCGCTACACCACCCGCTGGGACGAGCTGATGCGCGTGCGCACCGGCTGA
- a CDS encoding Fe2+-dependent dioxygenase — MILCIAQIIPEELLQRIQTTLADTPFQDGRETAGWHARTVKHNRQAEGRHPAVGALREEVTGHLQRHALFQMAVRPRRMKPLMFSRYEPGMSYGNHVDDAIMGSPSGAMRTDISFTLFLGDPDSYDGGELLIETTGGEQTFKLPAGSLVLYPSSTLHRVEPVTRGERLAAVGWAQSLVRDPQQREVLFDLDSTRRRLFEESGKTATFDTLSKSLANLLRMWADT; from the coding sequence GTGATCCTCTGCATCGCCCAGATCATTCCCGAGGAGCTGCTTCAGCGCATCCAGACCACCCTGGCCGACACGCCCTTCCAGGACGGGCGCGAGACCGCCGGCTGGCATGCCCGCACGGTCAAGCACAACCGCCAGGCCGAGGGTCGCCACCCCGCCGTCGGCGCGCTGCGCGAGGAGGTGACCGGCCACCTCCAGCGCCATGCCCTGTTCCAGATGGCGGTGCGCCCGCGACGCATGAAGCCGCTGATGTTCAGCCGCTACGAGCCGGGCATGAGCTACGGTAACCACGTCGACGATGCCATCATGGGTAGCCCGAGTGGCGCCATGCGCACCGATATCTCCTTCACCCTCTTCCTCGGCGACCCGGACAGCTACGACGGCGGCGAGCTGCTGATCGAGACCACCGGCGGCGAACAGACCTTCAAGCTGCCGGCCGGCTCGCTGGTGCTCTACCCCTCCTCGACCCTGCACCGGGTCGAGCCGGTCACCCGGGGCGAGCGCCTGGCGGCGGTCGGCTGGGCGCAGAGCCTGGTCCGCGATCCCCAGCAGCGGGAGGTGCTCTTCGACCTGGACTCCACCCGCCGGCGCCTCTTCGAGGAGAGCGGCAAGACCGCGACCTTCGACACCCTCTCGAAGAGCCTCGCCAACCTGCTGCGGATGTGGGCCGACACCTGA